A genome region from Myxococcales bacterium includes the following:
- a CDS encoding AAA family ATPase yields the protein MASPSHPPPSGPALVDVARASASVQEVARVLGAAFLDKQEIIRLMLVSAIAGEHMVIVGPPGTAKSAMIGMFAKLVDARYFEYLLTRFTEPNELFGPVDIAAFREGRYTRRIENMLPSAEIVFLDEIFKSSSAILNSLLHVINERKFSNGPNLVQVPLISLFAASNEVPNDDSLGAMFDRFLLRVLSDNLDSYHFGELMQKGIALEVARMTGKGDKLKPIVSAVELRTLQQSFDRFMVFPDDFLAKYKGLIFQIRSEGVSVSDRRAVKMLKLFAASAVFDGRTRVHDGDFFVLRHIWNNLDQVELLAEIVNPVVDAYYREHPAERRFIGPQASLEDLLAELNLIRELLTSGTELSDIQMFSQLKNLSEIKAALAAMPSDTSTRMLREVDQLLETVFASSKFGL from the coding sequence ATGGCCTCGCCCTCGCATCCGCCCCCGTCTGGCCCCGCTCTCGTCGACGTCGCCCGCGCCAGCGCCAGCGTGCAGGAGGTGGCCCGGGTCCTGGGCGCGGCCTTCCTCGACAAGCAAGAGATCATTCGGCTGATGCTGGTGTCGGCGATCGCCGGCGAGCACATGGTCATCGTCGGGCCGCCCGGCACCGCCAAGAGCGCGATGATCGGCATGTTCGCGAAGCTGGTCGACGCCCGCTACTTCGAGTACCTGCTGACGCGCTTCACCGAGCCCAACGAGCTGTTCGGCCCGGTCGACATCGCCGCGTTCCGCGAGGGCCGCTACACCCGCCGGATCGAGAACATGCTGCCGTCGGCGGAGATCGTCTTCCTCGACGAGATCTTCAAGTCGAGCTCGGCGATCTTGAACTCGCTCCTGCACGTCATCAACGAGCGCAAGTTCAGCAACGGCCCCAACCTGGTCCAGGTGCCGCTGATCTCGCTGTTCGCGGCCTCGAACGAGGTGCCCAACGACGACAGCCTCGGCGCGATGTTCGATCGCTTCCTCCTGCGGGTGCTGTCGGACAACCTCGACAGCTACCATTTCGGCGAGCTGATGCAGAAGGGCATCGCGCTCGAGGTCGCGCGCATGACCGGCAAGGGCGACAAGCTCAAGCCGATCGTCAGCGCCGTCGAGCTGCGCACGCTCCAGCAGTCGTTCGACCGGTTCATGGTCTTCCCCGACGACTTCCTGGCCAAGTACAAGGGGCTGATCTTCCAGATCCGCAGCGAGGGCGTGAGCGTGTCGGACCGGCGCGCCGTCAAGATGCTCAAGCTGTTCGCGGCCTCGGCGGTGTTCGACGGCCGGACCCGGGTCCACGACGGCGACTTCTTCGTCCTGCGCCACATCTGGAACAACCTCGATCAGGTCGAGCTGCTGGCCGAGATCGTCAACCCGGTGGTCGACGCCTACTACCGCGAGCACCCGGCCGAGCGCCGGTTCATCGGGCCCCAGGCCTCGCTCGAGGATCTGCTGGCCGAGCTCAACCTGATCCGGGAGCTCCTGACCTCGGGCACCGAGCTGTCCGACATCCAGATGTTCTCGCAGCTGAAGAACCTGTCGGAGATCAAGGCGGCGCTCGCGGCCATGCCCAGCGACACCTCGACCCGGATGCTGCGCGAGGTCGATCAGCTGCTCGAGACCGTGTTCGCGTCGTCGAAGTTTGGGCTGTGA